A window of Panthera leo isolate Ple1 chromosome D2, P.leo_Ple1_pat1.1, whole genome shotgun sequence contains these coding sequences:
- the PRLHR gene encoding prolactin-releasing peptide receptor produces the protein MASLPTQGPPVPDLVSGLPPAASTPANQSTEASADNGSVTGPGSQAVTPFQSLQLVHQLKGLIVLLYSIVVVVGLVGNCLLVLVIARVRRLHNVTNFLIGNLALSDVLMCTACVPLTLAYAFEPRGWVFGGGLCHLVFFLQPVTVYVSVFTLTTIAVDRYVVLVHPLRRRISLRLSAYAVLAIWALSAVLALPAAMHTYHVELKPHRVRLCEEFWGSQERQRQLYAWGLLLVTYLLPLLVILLSYVRVSVKLRNRVVPGCVTQSQADWDRARRRRTFCLLVVVVVVFAVCWLPLHVFNLLRDLDPQAIDPYAFGLVQLLCHWLAMSSACYNPFIYAWLHDSFREELRKLLLAWPRKIVPHGQSMTVSVVI, from the coding sequence ATGGCCTCACTGCCGACTCAGGGTCCCCCGGTCCCTGACTTAGTTTCTGGGTTGCCACCGGCAGCCTCAACTCCTGCCAACCAGAGCACAGAGGCCTCGGCGGACAATGGGTCGGTGACTGGCCCAGGCTCTCAGGCTGTCACGCCTTTCCAAAGCCTGCAGCTGGTGCATCAGCTGAAAGGGCTGATCGTGCTGCTCTACAGCATCGTGGTGGTCGTGGGGCTGGTGGGCAACTGCCTGCTGGTGTTGGTGATCGCGCGGGTGCGTCGGCTACACAACGTGACCAACTTCCTCATCGGCAACCTGGCCTTGTCCGACGTGCTCATGTGCACGGCCTGCGTGCCGCTCACGCTGGCCTACGCTTTCGAGCCACGCGGCTGGGTGTTCGGCGGCGGCCTGTGCCACCTTGTCTTCTTCCTGCAGCCCGTCACCGTCTACGTGTCGGTGTTCACTCTCACCACCATCGCGGTGGACCGCTACGTCGTGCTGGTGCACCCGCTGCGCAGGCGCATCTCGCTGCGCCTCAGCGCCTATGCGGTGCTGGCCATCTGGGCGCTGTCCGCGGTGCTGGCGCTGCCGGCCGCCATGCACACGTACCACGTCGAGCTCAAGCCGCACCGTGTGCGCCTCTGCGAGGAATTCTGGGGGTCTCAGGAGCGCCAGCGCCAGCTCTATGCTTGGGGGCTGCTTCTCGTCACCTACCTGCTCCCCCTGCTGGTCATCCTCCTGTCTTACGTCCGAGTGTCGGTGAAACTACGGAACCGCGTGGTGCCAGGCTGCGTGACCCAGAGCCAGGCCGACTGGGACCGTGCGCGCCGCCGCCGCACCTTCTGTCTGCTGGTGGTGGTCGTGGTGGTGTTCGCCGTGTGCTGGCTGCCGCTGCACGTCTTCAACCTGCTGCGGGACCTCGACCCGCAAGCCATCGACCCTTACGCCTTTGGGTTAGTGCAGCTGCTCTGCCACTGGCTCGCCATGAGCTCGGCTTGCTACAACCCCTTCATTTACGCCTGGCTGCACGACAGCTTCCGTGAGGAGCTGCGCAAGCTCTTGCTTGCCTGGCCCCGCAAGATCGTGCCCCACGGCCAGAGCATGACAGTCAGCGTGGTCATCTGA